The Bacteroidia bacterium genomic interval AGCTATTGGTGCTATTGCGATCTTTTTCAAATAGATTTTTATCCATTTTTCAATAAATCAGGAAGCAACTCCTTTTTCACCCATAAGAAATTGGGTGCTACTTTGAGGGCCTTTTCGTAAGCTTGTTTGGCTTTTTCCCTTTCATCTTCCTCTTCATATGCTTTCCCCAACCAGGCCAAAGCATGTAGGTATTGCCAACTATTTGCCCTGAGAGCTGGCTTTGCTTCATATAGAGATATGGCCTTTTTAAAACATTCGATGGCTTCTTCCATATCTCCTCCAAAAAGACGGGGTGCATGATATTTGAGGTTCCCTTTTTCTACCCAGGCTGTAGGGTTTTGACTGTCCATATCTACAGACTCTGAAATATGACTGCTGCATTTAGGGCCTAAAAACATCATTTGTGCAGGCTTCTGTTCTATTTCCATGGCGATCAAGCCTCCCATTAGCGCTGAGTACTGAGAGCTCTCTCCTTTTTCCTTAACGATTTTCTTCAGGAGTTTTTGAGAATCCTCGATTAGATCTACCAAATCTCCACAGGTATTGGTGGTATTGCAAAAACCGATTTTGCCATATTCAGCAAGCAAATACTCATAAGCCAATTCAAGATTGCCGGGATTATTTTTAAGGGCAGATTTTAGAAGATCAATGCCTTCTGACCATTGACTTTCATTACCAGAAATATAGCCTTGATATGCGCGGGCTTTGCCCATATCCCAGGGCTTTTGTTGAGCATATATAGATAGGCTGAGGAGAAGGGAGATAATTAAACTAAGATAAGTTTTCATACATATATATTCTCCCTTTGAACTAATTTCCCCAAATTAGGTTCAAAGATTATTCAAAAGAGAAGAAAAACTATGTCAAACTTTTCAGGCAAAACTGTATTTATCACCGGTGCCAGTCGAGGAATCGGAAAAGCTATTGCTGTCAAACTGGCTTCTGAAGGCGCAAATATTATTGTAGCTGCCAAAACTGCCAGTCCGCATCCAAAACTAAAAGGAACCATCTATACGGCAGCAGAGGAAATTGAAGCGGCTGGAGGAAAAGCTTTGCCTTTGGTAGTAGACATTCGTCTGGAAGAATTGGTGGATGAAGCGATTCAAAGAGGGATTGAGAAGTTTGGCGGAATAGATATCCTCATCAATAATGCCAGTGCAATCATGCTCAGCGGGACGCTGCAA includes:
- a CDS encoding tetratricopeptide repeat protein; the protein is MKTYLSLIISLLLSLSIYAQQKPWDMGKARAYQGYISGNESQWSEGIDLLKSALKNNPGNLELAYEYLLAEYGKIGFCNTTNTCGDLVDLIEDSQKLLKKIVKEKGESSQYSALMGGLIAMEIEQKPAQMMFLGPKCSSHISESVDMDSQNPTAWVEKGNLKYHAPRLFGGDMEEAIECFKKAISLYEAKPALRANSWQYLHALAWLGKAYEEEDEREKAKQAYEKALKVAPNFLWVKKELLPDLLKNG